Genomic DNA from Sporolituus thermophilus DSM 23256:
AGGGCGGCACGGTCGTGGAGCGGGCCGGCCATGTCCTGTGGGAAAGCGCTGCTCTTCCCGGCCTAAAAGGGTTAAGGATCTTGCGCTCCGGCTGGCTGCTCGGCACGCTGGAAAAGGGGCGGTTTCGCCCCAGCCAAGCGCTGGCGCTTGGCTTGCCAGAGCCGGCCGTTGCCGAAGCCCGGCAGCGCTGTGACTTTACGGCCCGGGATGAAGCGGGGCGGTATGCCGCCGTCCGCTATTTGCGCGGCGAGACCGTCCAAGCGGATGAACGGGATTGGCCGGCCGGCTGGCATCTGGTGGCGGTGGATGGCTTTGCCCTGGGGTGGGCTAAGGGCGCCGGCGGCTGGCTGAAAAACGAATATCCTCCCGGCTGGCGCTGGGAGGACGGGGAGGAAGGATAAGATGGCCGGTAAAGAGCGGCAGCGGTTGGATAAAGTGCTGGCCCATTTGGGTTATGGCTCACGGCGGGAAATTAAAAAAATGGTAAAGGCCGAGCGTGTTACCGTCAACGGTGCGGTTGCCCGCGACCCGGAGCTGCATGTTTTTCCCTGGCAGGATTGCATCGAAGTGGATGGCGAGCCTATCCATTACCGTGAATATATTTATTTAATGATGAATAAGCCGCAGGGCGTGCTATCGGCCACCGAGGACGCGGCCGGCAAAGTGGTGGTCGACCTGCTGCGCCCCGAGCATAAGGCTTTTGCCCCCTTCCCCGTCGGCAGACTGGATAAGGATACCGAGGGACTGCTGCTATTGACCAACGACGGTCAGCTGGCCCACCGGCTGCTCTCGCCGAAGAAGCATGTGCCTAAGCGCTATTATGCCCGGGTGAAAGGGGAAGTAACGGATGCGGATCGGATGGCCTTCCAGGACGGCGTGATCCTTGACGACGGCTACCGGACGCTGCCGGCCGAGCTGACCATTGTGCGCAGCGGTCCGGTGTCGGAGATCGAACTGGTCATATACGAGGGAAAGTTCCACCAAGTCAAGCGGATGTTTGCCGCCCGGGGGAAAACGGTTACTTACCTAAAGCGGCTGGCCATGGGGGCGTTGGTTTTGGACGAAAAATTAGCTCCCGGCGAGTACCGGGAGTTGACCGCGGGCGAACTGGCGAAGATCGACGGACGGCCAG
This window encodes:
- a CDS encoding pseudouridine synthase, which codes for MAGKERQRLDKVLAHLGYGSRREIKKMVKAERVTVNGAVARDPELHVFPWQDCIEVDGEPIHYREYIYLMMNKPQGVLSATEDAAGKVVVDLLRPEHKAFAPFPVGRLDKDTEGLLLLTNDGQLAHRLLSPKKHVPKRYYARVKGEVTDADRMAFQDGVILDDGYRTLPAELTIVRSGPVSEIELVIYEGKFHQVKRMFAARGKTVTYLKRLAMGALVLDEKLAPGEYRELTAGELAKIDGRPAALT